One Siniperca chuatsi isolate FFG_IHB_CAS linkage group LG5, ASM2008510v1, whole genome shotgun sequence DNA window includes the following coding sequences:
- the ddhd2 gene encoding phospholipase DDHD2 isoform X1 — translation MSYSPGEEGGLSQAAPNVNTQDLSDSPTQTAATGSTPEDQLSPVVDEVSPSSTSSFEMLDMESVPAPYQEVQPHWFFCRRAEDTTSWLPFSREDSDKLENACNIVGDEEVVVAVDGERYDVHVKERKRYAVYWEQAPTEVRRCTWFYKGDKDTRFMPYPEDFSKNLEEAYMIAVTLDEWKRKLEFPTGETVILHNPKLIMQYQPIGLQDEWVSSPSEQTRPRTVKRGVDNISVEIPDGEPEKVDHLVFMVHGIGPACDLRFRSIIQCVNDFRSASLSLLASHYKRAQQDGQIGRVEFLPVNWHSALHGDATGVDEDIQRITLPSISRLRHFTNDTLLDLFFYNSPTYCQTIVDTVASEINRLHTLFKQRHPEFNGAVSVVGHSLGSLILFDLLTNQRTGSESRKGVPSDAPFSLNCDTLEQTLTRLGLQQYLDTLQAENLDLESLTLCQDSDLKDLGIPLGPRKKILKYVRRKWLPEDCKTGAVRLAPGLQVPPQVSSDHDGNQSSALTMQQSQFHRAQSVTSAVDYEYFDMGIGQTNGGIAKGQVSIDYPQLAFHPQTFFAFGSPIGMFLTVRGLKHIDPNYTFPTCKRFYNIYHPYDPVAYRIEPMIVSEEDLEPMLIPHHKGRKRMHLELKDSLTRMSMDLKNNVLGSLRTAWQSFSRLPVAALPPVEEGETTIERDLQETHASAAVTASAKREEKSADFWTKVLEWPRALHKHYFQVVCEETESSVSAEQTEQPEIKVGMLNGGRRIDYVLQEKPIESFNEYLFAIQSHLCYWESEDTALLLLKEIYDKLGVAFEQPQQ, via the exons ATGTCATATAGTCCTGGTGAAGAGGGGGGTCTATCTCAGGCTGCCCCAAACGTCAACACTCAAGACCTGTCTGACAGCCCCACTCAGACTGCGGCCACAGGGAGCACACCTGAGGATCAG TTGTCGCCTGTGGTGGATGAGGTCTCTCCTTCTTCCACGTCCTCCTTTGAGATGCTTGACATGGAGTCGGTCCCAGCTCCTTATCAAGAAGTGCAGCCTCACTGGTTCTTCTGTCGACGGGCTGAAGACACCACCTCCTGGCTTCCTTTCAGCAGAGAAGACTCTGACAAACTAGAGAATGCCTGCAACATTG TAGGAGACGAGGAGGTGGTGGTAGCTGTGGATGGAGAGCGGTATGACGTACATGTCAAGGAGAGGAAGCGCTACGCTGTGTATTGGGAGCAAGCTCCCACTGAAGTCCGCCGCTGTACCTGGTTCTATAAAGGAGATAAAGACACCAGGTTCATGCCTTACCCTGAGGACTTCAGCAAAAATCTGGAG GAGGCCTATATGATAGCAGTGACCTTGGACGAATGGAAGAGGAAACTGGAGTTTCCCACTGGAGAGACTGTCATCTTACACAATCCCAAG CTGATAATGCAGTATCAGCCAATAGGATTGCAGGATGAGTGGGTGTCCTCCCCCTCGGAGCAGACCCGGCCTCGAACAGTCAAGAGGGGAGTGGACAACATCTCTGTAGAAATACCTGATG GTGAACCAGAAAAGGTGGATCATCTTGTCTTTATGGTCCATGGCATCGGTCCTGCATGTGACTTGCGCTTCAGATCCATCATACAGTGTG tAAATGACTTCAGGAGTGCTTCCCTGTCCCTCCTGGCCTCTCATTATAAGCGTGCTCAGCAGGATGGCCAGATAGGAAGAGTGGAGTTCCTCCCAGTCAACTGGCACAGTGCTCTACACGGGGATGCCACTGGTGTGGACGA GGACATCCAGAGGATCACACTACCCAGCATTAGCAGgttgagacatttcaccaaCGACACTCTGCTGGACCTTTTTTTCTATAACAGCCCCACCTACTGCCAGACCATAGTGGACACAGTGGCCTCAGAGATCAACAGGCTGCACACCCTCTTTAAACAGAGACACCCGGAGTTCAATGGGGCTGTTTCAGTAGTGGGCCATAGCCTGG GTTCGCTGATCCTGTTTGACCTGTTAACCAATCAGAGGACTGGATCAGAATCCAGAAAGGGG GTGCCCTCTGATGCGCCCTTTTCTTTGAACTGTGACACACTGGAGCAGACTCTGACCAGACTGGGCCTACAGCAATACCTGGATACACTACAGGCAGAAAACCTAGACCTAGAATcactg ACTCTTTGCCAAGACAGTGATCTCAAAGATTTAGGAATTCCTCTTGGACCTCGGAAGAAGATCCTGAAGTACGTCAGGAGGAAGTGGCTTCCAGAG GATTGTAAGACGGGGGCAGTACGTCTGGCACCAGGGTTGCAAGTTCCACCTCAAGTGAGCAGTGATCACGATGGTAATCAGTCCTCAGCATTGACAATGCAGCAGTCCCAGTTCCACAGGGCGCAGTCTGTCACCAGTGCTGTAGACTACGAATACTTTGACATGGGCATCGGACAG ACCAATGGAGGCATAGCCAAGGGACAG GTATCCATTGATTACCCACAGCTGGCTTTCCACCCCCAAACGTTTTTTGCTTTCGGGTCTCCTATTGGAATGTTCCTGACCGTTCGTGGGCTTAAACACATCGATCCCAACTACACCTTCCCAACCTGCAAGAGGTTTTACAACATCTACCACCCG TATGACCCTGTGGCCTATCGGATAGAGCCCATGATTGTGTCAGAGGAGGATCTGGAGCCCATGCTGATCCCTCACCATAAAGGCCGCAAGAGGATGCATCTTG AACTAAAGGACAGCTTGACCCGTATGAGCATGGATTTGAAGAACAATGTTTTGGGATCATTACGGACGGCATGGCAGTCCTTTTCCAGACTACCGGTTGCTGCACTGCCCCCAGTGGAGGAAGGAGAAACCACAATAGAGAGAGACCTTCAAGAGACGCATG CCTCAGCGGCAGTCACAGCTTCTGCTAAGAGGGAAGAGAAAAGTGCTGATTTTTGGACTAAAGTATTGGAGTGGCCCAGGGCCCTTCATAAGCATTACTTCCAAG TAGTGTGTGAGGAGACAGAGTCCTCAGTgtcagcagagcagacagagcaGCCTGAGATTAAAGTGGGGATGCTGAATGGAGGACGAAGGATCGACTACGTACTTCAGGAAAAACCCATCGAAAGCTTCAACGAATACCTGTTTGCCATCCAGTCTCATCTGTGTTACTG GGAATCTGAGGATACAGCTCTCTTGCTGTTGAAGGAGATCTACGACAAGCTAGGTGTGGCCTTTGAACAGCCACAACAGTAA
- the ddhd2 gene encoding phospholipase DDHD2 isoform X2, with protein MSYSPGEEGGLSQAAPNVNTQDLSDSPTQTAATGSTPEDQLSPVVDEVSPSSTSSFEMLDMESVPAPYQEVQPHWFFCRRAEDTTSWLPFSREDSDKLENACNIVGDEEVVVAVDGERYDVHVKERKRYAVYWEQAPTEVRRCTWFYKGDKDTRFMPYPEDFSKNLEEAYMIAVTLDEWKRKLEFPTGETVILHNPKLIMQYQPIGLQDEWVSSPSEQTRPRTVKRGVDNISVEIPDGEPEKVDHLVFMVHGIGPACDLRFRSIIQCVNDFRSASLSLLASHYKRAQQDGQIGRVEFLPVNWHSALHGDATGVDEDIQRITLPSISRLRHFTNDTLLDLFFYNSPTYCQTIVDTVASEINRLHTLFKQRHPEFNGAVSVVGHSLGSLILFDLLTNQRTGSESRKGVPSDAPFSLNCDTLEQTLTRLGLQQYLDTLQAENLDLESLTLCQDSDLKDLGIPLGPRKKILKYVRRKWLPEDCKTGAVRLAPGLQVPPQVSSDHDGNQSSALTMQQSQFHRAQSVTSAVDYEYFDMGIGQVSIDYPQLAFHPQTFFAFGSPIGMFLTVRGLKHIDPNYTFPTCKRFYNIYHPYDPVAYRIEPMIVSEEDLEPMLIPHHKGRKRMHLELKDSLTRMSMDLKNNVLGSLRTAWQSFSRLPVAALPPVEEGETTIERDLQETHASAAVTASAKREEKSADFWTKVLEWPRALHKHYFQVVCEETESSVSAEQTEQPEIKVGMLNGGRRIDYVLQEKPIESFNEYLFAIQSHLCYWESEDTALLLLKEIYDKLGVAFEQPQQ; from the exons ATGTCATATAGTCCTGGTGAAGAGGGGGGTCTATCTCAGGCTGCCCCAAACGTCAACACTCAAGACCTGTCTGACAGCCCCACTCAGACTGCGGCCACAGGGAGCACACCTGAGGATCAG TTGTCGCCTGTGGTGGATGAGGTCTCTCCTTCTTCCACGTCCTCCTTTGAGATGCTTGACATGGAGTCGGTCCCAGCTCCTTATCAAGAAGTGCAGCCTCACTGGTTCTTCTGTCGACGGGCTGAAGACACCACCTCCTGGCTTCCTTTCAGCAGAGAAGACTCTGACAAACTAGAGAATGCCTGCAACATTG TAGGAGACGAGGAGGTGGTGGTAGCTGTGGATGGAGAGCGGTATGACGTACATGTCAAGGAGAGGAAGCGCTACGCTGTGTATTGGGAGCAAGCTCCCACTGAAGTCCGCCGCTGTACCTGGTTCTATAAAGGAGATAAAGACACCAGGTTCATGCCTTACCCTGAGGACTTCAGCAAAAATCTGGAG GAGGCCTATATGATAGCAGTGACCTTGGACGAATGGAAGAGGAAACTGGAGTTTCCCACTGGAGAGACTGTCATCTTACACAATCCCAAG CTGATAATGCAGTATCAGCCAATAGGATTGCAGGATGAGTGGGTGTCCTCCCCCTCGGAGCAGACCCGGCCTCGAACAGTCAAGAGGGGAGTGGACAACATCTCTGTAGAAATACCTGATG GTGAACCAGAAAAGGTGGATCATCTTGTCTTTATGGTCCATGGCATCGGTCCTGCATGTGACTTGCGCTTCAGATCCATCATACAGTGTG tAAATGACTTCAGGAGTGCTTCCCTGTCCCTCCTGGCCTCTCATTATAAGCGTGCTCAGCAGGATGGCCAGATAGGAAGAGTGGAGTTCCTCCCAGTCAACTGGCACAGTGCTCTACACGGGGATGCCACTGGTGTGGACGA GGACATCCAGAGGATCACACTACCCAGCATTAGCAGgttgagacatttcaccaaCGACACTCTGCTGGACCTTTTTTTCTATAACAGCCCCACCTACTGCCAGACCATAGTGGACACAGTGGCCTCAGAGATCAACAGGCTGCACACCCTCTTTAAACAGAGACACCCGGAGTTCAATGGGGCTGTTTCAGTAGTGGGCCATAGCCTGG GTTCGCTGATCCTGTTTGACCTGTTAACCAATCAGAGGACTGGATCAGAATCCAGAAAGGGG GTGCCCTCTGATGCGCCCTTTTCTTTGAACTGTGACACACTGGAGCAGACTCTGACCAGACTGGGCCTACAGCAATACCTGGATACACTACAGGCAGAAAACCTAGACCTAGAATcactg ACTCTTTGCCAAGACAGTGATCTCAAAGATTTAGGAATTCCTCTTGGACCTCGGAAGAAGATCCTGAAGTACGTCAGGAGGAAGTGGCTTCCAGAG GATTGTAAGACGGGGGCAGTACGTCTGGCACCAGGGTTGCAAGTTCCACCTCAAGTGAGCAGTGATCACGATGGTAATCAGTCCTCAGCATTGACAATGCAGCAGTCCCAGTTCCACAGGGCGCAGTCTGTCACCAGTGCTGTAGACTACGAATACTTTGACATGGGCATCGGACAG GTATCCATTGATTACCCACAGCTGGCTTTCCACCCCCAAACGTTTTTTGCTTTCGGGTCTCCTATTGGAATGTTCCTGACCGTTCGTGGGCTTAAACACATCGATCCCAACTACACCTTCCCAACCTGCAAGAGGTTTTACAACATCTACCACCCG TATGACCCTGTGGCCTATCGGATAGAGCCCATGATTGTGTCAGAGGAGGATCTGGAGCCCATGCTGATCCCTCACCATAAAGGCCGCAAGAGGATGCATCTTG AACTAAAGGACAGCTTGACCCGTATGAGCATGGATTTGAAGAACAATGTTTTGGGATCATTACGGACGGCATGGCAGTCCTTTTCCAGACTACCGGTTGCTGCACTGCCCCCAGTGGAGGAAGGAGAAACCACAATAGAGAGAGACCTTCAAGAGACGCATG CCTCAGCGGCAGTCACAGCTTCTGCTAAGAGGGAAGAGAAAAGTGCTGATTTTTGGACTAAAGTATTGGAGTGGCCCAGGGCCCTTCATAAGCATTACTTCCAAG TAGTGTGTGAGGAGACAGAGTCCTCAGTgtcagcagagcagacagagcaGCCTGAGATTAAAGTGGGGATGCTGAATGGAGGACGAAGGATCGACTACGTACTTCAGGAAAAACCCATCGAAAGCTTCAACGAATACCTGTTTGCCATCCAGTCTCATCTGTGTTACTG GGAATCTGAGGATACAGCTCTCTTGCTGTTGAAGGAGATCTACGACAAGCTAGGTGTGGCCTTTGAACAGCCACAACAGTAA
- the ddhd2 gene encoding phospholipase DDHD2 isoform X3, which translates to MSYSPGEEGGLSQAAPNVNTQDLSDSPTQTAATGSTPEDQLSPVVDEVSPSSTSSFEMLDMESVPAPYQEVQPHWFFCRRAEDTTSWLPFSREDSDKLENACNIVGDEEVVVAVDGERYDVHVKERKRYAVYWEQAPTEVRRCTWFYKGDKDTRFMPYPEDFSKNLEEAYMIAVTLDEWKRKLEFPTGETVILHNPKLIMQYQPIGLQDEWVSSPSEQTRPRTVKRGVDNISVEIPDGEPEKVDHLVFMVHGIGPACDLRFRSIIQCVNDFRSASLSLLASHYKRAQQDGQIGRVEFLPVNWHSALHGDATGVDEDIQRITLPSISRLRHFTNDTLLDLFFYNSPTYCQTIVDTVASEINRLHTLFKQRHPEFNGAVSVVGHSLGSLILFDLLTNQRTGSESRKGVPSDAPFSLNCDTLEQTLTRLGLQQYLDTLQAENLDLESLTLCQDSDLKDLGIPLGPRKKILKYVRRKWLPEDCKTGAVRLAPGLQVPPQVSSDHDGNQSSALTMQQSQFHRAQSVTSAVDYEYFDMGIGQTNGGIAKGQVSIDYPQLAFHPQTFFAFGSPIGMFLTVRGLKHIDPNYTFPTCKRFYNIYHPYDPVAYRIEPMIVSEEDLEPMLIPHHKGRKRMHLELKDSLTRMSMDLKNNVLGSLRTAWQSFSRLPVAALPPVEEGETTIERDLQETHVVCEETESSVSAEQTEQPEIKVGMLNGGRRIDYVLQEKPIESFNEYLFAIQSHLCYWESEDTALLLLKEIYDKLGVAFEQPQQ; encoded by the exons ATGTCATATAGTCCTGGTGAAGAGGGGGGTCTATCTCAGGCTGCCCCAAACGTCAACACTCAAGACCTGTCTGACAGCCCCACTCAGACTGCGGCCACAGGGAGCACACCTGAGGATCAG TTGTCGCCTGTGGTGGATGAGGTCTCTCCTTCTTCCACGTCCTCCTTTGAGATGCTTGACATGGAGTCGGTCCCAGCTCCTTATCAAGAAGTGCAGCCTCACTGGTTCTTCTGTCGACGGGCTGAAGACACCACCTCCTGGCTTCCTTTCAGCAGAGAAGACTCTGACAAACTAGAGAATGCCTGCAACATTG TAGGAGACGAGGAGGTGGTGGTAGCTGTGGATGGAGAGCGGTATGACGTACATGTCAAGGAGAGGAAGCGCTACGCTGTGTATTGGGAGCAAGCTCCCACTGAAGTCCGCCGCTGTACCTGGTTCTATAAAGGAGATAAAGACACCAGGTTCATGCCTTACCCTGAGGACTTCAGCAAAAATCTGGAG GAGGCCTATATGATAGCAGTGACCTTGGACGAATGGAAGAGGAAACTGGAGTTTCCCACTGGAGAGACTGTCATCTTACACAATCCCAAG CTGATAATGCAGTATCAGCCAATAGGATTGCAGGATGAGTGGGTGTCCTCCCCCTCGGAGCAGACCCGGCCTCGAACAGTCAAGAGGGGAGTGGACAACATCTCTGTAGAAATACCTGATG GTGAACCAGAAAAGGTGGATCATCTTGTCTTTATGGTCCATGGCATCGGTCCTGCATGTGACTTGCGCTTCAGATCCATCATACAGTGTG tAAATGACTTCAGGAGTGCTTCCCTGTCCCTCCTGGCCTCTCATTATAAGCGTGCTCAGCAGGATGGCCAGATAGGAAGAGTGGAGTTCCTCCCAGTCAACTGGCACAGTGCTCTACACGGGGATGCCACTGGTGTGGACGA GGACATCCAGAGGATCACACTACCCAGCATTAGCAGgttgagacatttcaccaaCGACACTCTGCTGGACCTTTTTTTCTATAACAGCCCCACCTACTGCCAGACCATAGTGGACACAGTGGCCTCAGAGATCAACAGGCTGCACACCCTCTTTAAACAGAGACACCCGGAGTTCAATGGGGCTGTTTCAGTAGTGGGCCATAGCCTGG GTTCGCTGATCCTGTTTGACCTGTTAACCAATCAGAGGACTGGATCAGAATCCAGAAAGGGG GTGCCCTCTGATGCGCCCTTTTCTTTGAACTGTGACACACTGGAGCAGACTCTGACCAGACTGGGCCTACAGCAATACCTGGATACACTACAGGCAGAAAACCTAGACCTAGAATcactg ACTCTTTGCCAAGACAGTGATCTCAAAGATTTAGGAATTCCTCTTGGACCTCGGAAGAAGATCCTGAAGTACGTCAGGAGGAAGTGGCTTCCAGAG GATTGTAAGACGGGGGCAGTACGTCTGGCACCAGGGTTGCAAGTTCCACCTCAAGTGAGCAGTGATCACGATGGTAATCAGTCCTCAGCATTGACAATGCAGCAGTCCCAGTTCCACAGGGCGCAGTCTGTCACCAGTGCTGTAGACTACGAATACTTTGACATGGGCATCGGACAG ACCAATGGAGGCATAGCCAAGGGACAG GTATCCATTGATTACCCACAGCTGGCTTTCCACCCCCAAACGTTTTTTGCTTTCGGGTCTCCTATTGGAATGTTCCTGACCGTTCGTGGGCTTAAACACATCGATCCCAACTACACCTTCCCAACCTGCAAGAGGTTTTACAACATCTACCACCCG TATGACCCTGTGGCCTATCGGATAGAGCCCATGATTGTGTCAGAGGAGGATCTGGAGCCCATGCTGATCCCTCACCATAAAGGCCGCAAGAGGATGCATCTTG AACTAAAGGACAGCTTGACCCGTATGAGCATGGATTTGAAGAACAATGTTTTGGGATCATTACGGACGGCATGGCAGTCCTTTTCCAGACTACCGGTTGCTGCACTGCCCCCAGTGGAGGAAGGAGAAACCACAATAGAGAGAGACCTTCAAGAGACGCATG TAGTGTGTGAGGAGACAGAGTCCTCAGTgtcagcagagcagacagagcaGCCTGAGATTAAAGTGGGGATGCTGAATGGAGGACGAAGGATCGACTACGTACTTCAGGAAAAACCCATCGAAAGCTTCAACGAATACCTGTTTGCCATCCAGTCTCATCTGTGTTACTG GGAATCTGAGGATACAGCTCTCTTGCTGTTGAAGGAGATCTACGACAAGCTAGGTGTGGCCTTTGAACAGCCACAACAGTAA
- the ddhd2 gene encoding phospholipase DDHD2 isoform X4, with amino-acid sequence MSYSPGEEGGLSQAAPNVNTQDLSDSPTQTAATGSTPEDQLSPVVDEVSPSSTSSFEMLDMESVPAPYQEVQPHWFFCRRAEDTTSWLPFSREDSDKLENACNIVGDEEVVVAVDGERYDVHVKERKRYAVYWEQAPTEVRRCTWFYKGDKDTRFMPYPEDFSKNLEEAYMIAVTLDEWKRKLEFPTGETVILHNPKLIMQYQPIGLQDEWVSSPSEQTRPRTVKRGVDNISVEIPDGEPEKVDHLVFMVHGIGPACDLRFRSIIQCVNDFRSASLSLLASHYKRAQQDGQIGRVEFLPVNWHSALHGDATGVDEDIQRITLPSISRLRHFTNDTLLDLFFYNSPTYCQTIVDTVASEINRLHTLFKQRHPEFNGAVSVVGHSLGSLILFDLLTNQRTGSESRKGVPSDAPFSLNCDTLEQTLTRLGLQQYLDTLQAENLDLESLTLCQDSDLKDLGIPLGPRKKILKYVRRKWLPEDCKTGAVRLAPGLQVPPQVSIDYPQLAFHPQTFFAFGSPIGMFLTVRGLKHIDPNYTFPTCKRFYNIYHPYDPVAYRIEPMIVSEEDLEPMLIPHHKGRKRMHLELKDSLTRMSMDLKNNVLGSLRTAWQSFSRLPVAALPPVEEGETTIERDLQETHASAAVTASAKREEKSADFWTKVLEWPRALHKHYFQVVCEETESSVSAEQTEQPEIKVGMLNGGRRIDYVLQEKPIESFNEYLFAIQSHLCYWESEDTALLLLKEIYDKLGVAFEQPQQ; translated from the exons ATGTCATATAGTCCTGGTGAAGAGGGGGGTCTATCTCAGGCTGCCCCAAACGTCAACACTCAAGACCTGTCTGACAGCCCCACTCAGACTGCGGCCACAGGGAGCACACCTGAGGATCAG TTGTCGCCTGTGGTGGATGAGGTCTCTCCTTCTTCCACGTCCTCCTTTGAGATGCTTGACATGGAGTCGGTCCCAGCTCCTTATCAAGAAGTGCAGCCTCACTGGTTCTTCTGTCGACGGGCTGAAGACACCACCTCCTGGCTTCCTTTCAGCAGAGAAGACTCTGACAAACTAGAGAATGCCTGCAACATTG TAGGAGACGAGGAGGTGGTGGTAGCTGTGGATGGAGAGCGGTATGACGTACATGTCAAGGAGAGGAAGCGCTACGCTGTGTATTGGGAGCAAGCTCCCACTGAAGTCCGCCGCTGTACCTGGTTCTATAAAGGAGATAAAGACACCAGGTTCATGCCTTACCCTGAGGACTTCAGCAAAAATCTGGAG GAGGCCTATATGATAGCAGTGACCTTGGACGAATGGAAGAGGAAACTGGAGTTTCCCACTGGAGAGACTGTCATCTTACACAATCCCAAG CTGATAATGCAGTATCAGCCAATAGGATTGCAGGATGAGTGGGTGTCCTCCCCCTCGGAGCAGACCCGGCCTCGAACAGTCAAGAGGGGAGTGGACAACATCTCTGTAGAAATACCTGATG GTGAACCAGAAAAGGTGGATCATCTTGTCTTTATGGTCCATGGCATCGGTCCTGCATGTGACTTGCGCTTCAGATCCATCATACAGTGTG tAAATGACTTCAGGAGTGCTTCCCTGTCCCTCCTGGCCTCTCATTATAAGCGTGCTCAGCAGGATGGCCAGATAGGAAGAGTGGAGTTCCTCCCAGTCAACTGGCACAGTGCTCTACACGGGGATGCCACTGGTGTGGACGA GGACATCCAGAGGATCACACTACCCAGCATTAGCAGgttgagacatttcaccaaCGACACTCTGCTGGACCTTTTTTTCTATAACAGCCCCACCTACTGCCAGACCATAGTGGACACAGTGGCCTCAGAGATCAACAGGCTGCACACCCTCTTTAAACAGAGACACCCGGAGTTCAATGGGGCTGTTTCAGTAGTGGGCCATAGCCTGG GTTCGCTGATCCTGTTTGACCTGTTAACCAATCAGAGGACTGGATCAGAATCCAGAAAGGGG GTGCCCTCTGATGCGCCCTTTTCTTTGAACTGTGACACACTGGAGCAGACTCTGACCAGACTGGGCCTACAGCAATACCTGGATACACTACAGGCAGAAAACCTAGACCTAGAATcactg ACTCTTTGCCAAGACAGTGATCTCAAAGATTTAGGAATTCCTCTTGGACCTCGGAAGAAGATCCTGAAGTACGTCAGGAGGAAGTGGCTTCCAGAG GATTGTAAGACGGGGGCAGTACGTCTGGCACCAGGGTTGCAAGTTCCACCTCAA GTATCCATTGATTACCCACAGCTGGCTTTCCACCCCCAAACGTTTTTTGCTTTCGGGTCTCCTATTGGAATGTTCCTGACCGTTCGTGGGCTTAAACACATCGATCCCAACTACACCTTCCCAACCTGCAAGAGGTTTTACAACATCTACCACCCG TATGACCCTGTGGCCTATCGGATAGAGCCCATGATTGTGTCAGAGGAGGATCTGGAGCCCATGCTGATCCCTCACCATAAAGGCCGCAAGAGGATGCATCTTG AACTAAAGGACAGCTTGACCCGTATGAGCATGGATTTGAAGAACAATGTTTTGGGATCATTACGGACGGCATGGCAGTCCTTTTCCAGACTACCGGTTGCTGCACTGCCCCCAGTGGAGGAAGGAGAAACCACAATAGAGAGAGACCTTCAAGAGACGCATG CCTCAGCGGCAGTCACAGCTTCTGCTAAGAGGGAAGAGAAAAGTGCTGATTTTTGGACTAAAGTATTGGAGTGGCCCAGGGCCCTTCATAAGCATTACTTCCAAG TAGTGTGTGAGGAGACAGAGTCCTCAGTgtcagcagagcagacagagcaGCCTGAGATTAAAGTGGGGATGCTGAATGGAGGACGAAGGATCGACTACGTACTTCAGGAAAAACCCATCGAAAGCTTCAACGAATACCTGTTTGCCATCCAGTCTCATCTGTGTTACTG GGAATCTGAGGATACAGCTCTCTTGCTGTTGAAGGAGATCTACGACAAGCTAGGTGTGGCCTTTGAACAGCCACAACAGTAA